A stretch of DNA from Cerasicoccus sp. TK19100:
CACCGCCATTTGCACCCCCATGAGCATCTGGGCGTTGCTTTTGCCAAAGCGCGCCGGGGTCTCGTGTAGCATACAGGGGAAAATCGGTGCGCAGCCCAGCCCAATGAGTGCAAATCCCGCCAGTGCAAACGGAAGGGGCAGCGGCAGCAGCATCAGGGCGATGCCAACCAGGACAGTCAGGCAGCCAGCGCGGATCAAGGCGTCATTGGAAAAGCGAATGGTGACGAAGCCCGTGAGGAACCGGCCCAGCGTGATGCTGGCAAAAAAGAGGGAAACCCACCGCGCTGCCGAAGCGGGATCGCAGCCTTTTATTTTGAACAAGAAAGAGCCGCCCCAGAGCCCCATGGTGGACTCAATTCCGCAGTAGAGCAGAAAGGTTACCAAGGCCGACTTGGCCCCCTTGAGTCGCAGTGGGTAGAGGAATGATCGCGCGGATGAGTCGCCGTTTGTGGGTTCGTCTGGCTCTTCGCCCGAGCCAACCATGCCCCACAGGCGCAACGTGGCCAGCAGGACCCCCACGAGCACAAACTGCAGCACCGCAATCGACAGGTAGCCGAAACGCCAGGTGTGCCCCGCCAGAAGAGAGGAGGATAGAATCAGCGGGCCGGACAACGCCCCGACACCCCAGAAGCAGTGGAGCCAGCTCATGTGGCGTGACTCATAATTGGCCGCGACAAATGCGTTCAGCCCGGCGTCGACCGCCCCGGCACCCAGTCCGAGCGGAACGGCGGCCAGCGGCAGCCACCAAAACGACGGGCTCAGGGAAAACCCCAGCAGTGCCACCGCCGTGAGCCCGACGCTGCAGGCCGTCACCTTGCCGGTTCCAAACCGGGTCAGCATGGTACCCGCCAGCATGCTCGAAATAATCGTCCCGCCAGCGGTAATCATGT
This window harbors:
- a CDS encoding MFS transporter, with the translated sequence MASALLILIYIAFISLGLPDAVLGAGWPAMQSEFGVAYGLAGLVHMITAGGTIISSMLAGTMLTRFGTGKVTACSVGLTAVALLGFSLSPSFWWLPLAAVPLGLGAGAVDAGLNAFVAANYESRHMSWLHCFWGVGALSGPLILSSSLLAGHTWRFGYLSIAVLQFVLVGVLLATLRLWGMVGSGEEPDEPTNGDSSARSFLYPLRLKGAKSALVTFLLYCGIESTMGLWGGSFLFKIKGCDPASAARWVSLFFASITLGRFLTGFVTIRFSNDALIRAGCLTVLVGIALMLLPLPLPFALAGFALIGLGCAPIFPCMLHETPARFGKSNAQMLMGVQMAVAYVGATFLPPLFGFLAASTTLAMLPALLLAYAVVMLFAAERTSVQCQDAN